CACTCTGGGGCTGCATGGAACCAAGTACCTTTTTCAGTGCCTCATAGCCGTCAACCTGGAGATAGTCCTCGATTGATTCAGGATCGATTTTGCCGAGATCTGCCAGGACAATCTTTTCCTGTTTCTCATGAAAGGTATGGTAATCTTCACCGACAAGCCACTCCTCCACCGGTTTAGCTGCCAGGATATGCTCTGCCACCAGCCGCTTCACCATTTTTTCTTCGATATATTGGTAGGTGGAGGTCTGCTCACCGATGGTGATATCGACCAGCACATCCCTGGCGCAGAATCCGCGGCAGCCGACCTTATGGAGCTTGCAGTTTTTTTCTACCCTGGCATCGGCTATTCCCGCAGCCGAGAGCTCCTCCCGAAAGGCTTCCATTACCTGAACACCACCGGCTGCGATACCGCCGGTGCCCATGCATACATTGACGGTAATATTGCTGCTCACTTTGTTATTCCTTATATTTTTTGATGTTTTTTATCATTTTATCCGGAGACTGCTTACCGTAGACCTTCTCATTAACAAGCACCACCGGAGCAATACTGCAGGCTCCGACGCAGTTGACGTTTTCCACGCTGAACAGCATATCCTTAGTGGTCTGATCATCCCCCTTGAGCCTAAGTTCACTTTTCAGTTTTTCGATGATCCTCGGCGCCCCCTTGACATGACACACCGTACCGGAGCAGACAGTAACTATATTTTTGCCGCGGGGGTTGAGGTGAAACTGCGAATAAAAGGTGATCACCCCGTAGAATTTTGCGGCCGGAATATTAGAGCGTTTGGCAAACCACTCGACAGATTCCTCCTGGACATAGCCGAACTCATTTTGAATATCCTGCAGTATCGTTATTATATTATCTCCGCCGACGACTGATTTTTGATAAATAGACTCCAGCTTTTCTTCCTGTTTCTTCTCCATTGAAGATGTCTCCGTGCATGCGCTTGTCGTTACTTTGATTCATAGGCCGGTATATTCCCACCCGATTGGCAAAAGACACCCGAACCCATCATTTTTTATTATTTCCAGGAAAAAAGATAACAACGTTGCTCTCTGGTGTCATTAAAAAAACCACCACAGAGTGGTAGTTCCAAACATCATGCCTTTTCCGCATCCCTGAAATTCTCCTCTGTCCCGGATGAACCCCAATAAGAGCGAAGAATTGCGCAATTTATCTTTTTTTATTGTATATTGATGTGCACCCCGAACTGCAGGCAGACGCAGATCTGCCTGGCAACTTGCATCACCTCAGATAAGCAGACTGCACTTTCCCCTGGGGAACGGATAAGGTTGTAAGAAATGTCTGGAACAAATCGAATGTTCTCATTCTCCTGCAGAAATTTGATCCTTTTCTACCTTTAAAAC
This region of Desulfopila inferna genomic DNA includes:
- a CDS encoding NADH-quinone oxidoreductase subunit NuoE family protein, coding for MEKKQEEKLESIYQKSVVGGDNIITILQDIQNEFGYVQEESVEWFAKRSNIPAAKFYGVITFYSQFHLNPRGKNIVTVCSGTVCHVKGAPRIIEKLKSELRLKGDDQTTKDMLFSVENVNCVGACSIAPVVLVNEKVYGKQSPDKMIKNIKKYKE